The Prochlorococcus marinus XMU1419 nucleotide sequence CTTTTTGGGGGAACAGGTAACTAGCGAAACTGCTAATAGAATAGTTGCCCAATTACTATTCCTTGAAGCTGAGGATCCTGAAAAAGATATCTACATGTACATAAATTCACCAGGTGGATCAGTCTACGATGGTTTAGGCATCTTTGACACAATGCAACACGTTAAACCTGATATTCATACAGTTTGTGTGGGTTTAGCAGCTAGCATGGGTGCTTTTTTGTTGGCGGCAGGTACAAAAGGAAAAAGAAGTAGTCTTAGACATTCAAGAATTATGATTCATCAACCACTAGGAGGAGCTAGAGGGCAAGCTAGTGATATAAGAATTCAAGCTGATGAAATTTTGTTTTTAAAAGAAAGACTTAATACTGAATTATCCGAGAGAACGGGTAAGGATTATGAAACCATTAAAGAAGATACTGACAGAGACTTTTACATGTCTCCTGTTGAAGCTGTTGAGTATGGGTTAATAGATTTAGTACTAGATAAGAAACCTGTGAAAGTTTAACCCAGCAATTGAGGAGTTCTCTCTTTATCGGGAATATTGGTGAATTCTGAAAGAATACTTGTGAATTCTTCACCATCTAAAGTCTCTTTTTCTATTAATAAATCAACTATTTTATCCATAGCTTCTCTGTTTTTACTTACGATAGAATAAGTTTCTTTATAACAATCCTTAACCATAACTCTTACACTTTCATCAATCTGTTTGGAAATAGAATCAGAGACTTCACTCCTAGTCATTAAATCTCTACCTACGAAAACTTCTTGATTTCCTCCCTCCAAAGCTATTGGACCTAGATTACTCATTCCAAATCTAGTAACCATTTGACGGGCCATAGAAGCAACTTGCTGGAAATCACCGCCTGCTCCTGTTGTGATTTCGCCTTTACCAAAAACAACATCCTCAGCTGCTCTACCTCCTAGTGCTCCCATTATTCTGGCCTTTAGTTGGGCTCTGCTTACGAGTGTTTGTTCATCATCAGGAGTAAACCAAGTTAAACCCTTGGCTTGACCTCTTGGTATTACGGTTACTTTTTGAACAGGGTCATGAGCTTTAACTAGCGAACCTATAAGTGCATGGCCTACTTCATGATATGCAATTAACCTTTTACTTCTACCATCAGTTAACGGTGAACCTTCCATACCAGCAACAATTCTATCTACTGAATCATCTATTTCTGAAATACCTATAGAATCTTTTCTTCGTCTAGCAGTAAGTATAGCTGCCTCATTTAGTAAATTTGCTAAATCTGCGCCCGTAAAACCTGGAGTTCTTCTTGCAATACTTTCAAGTGTCAAATCATCTTGAAGTTTCTTATTTCTTGCATGCACTTCTAGTATTGATAGTCTTCCTTTGATATCTGGTGCATCAACAGTTACTTGCCTATCAAATCTACCTGGTCTCATGAGAGCTGAGTCTAAAACATCGGGTCTATTTGTTGCTGCAATTATTATTATTCCACTATTACCTTCAAATCCATCCATTTCAGTAAGAAGTTGGTTAAGAGTTTGTTCTCTCTCATCATTACCACCTCCAATTCCCGCACCTCTCTGTCTTCCTACTGCATCGATTTCATCAATAAAAATTAAACAAGGACTATTTTCTTTTGCCTTCTTAAACAGGTCTCTTACTCTACTTGCACCAACACCAACGAACATTTCAACAAACTCAGAACCTGATAATGAAAAGAAGGGTACTCCTGCTTCTCCAGCGATAGCTTTTGCTAAAAGGGTT carries:
- the clpP gene encoding ATP-dependent Clp endopeptidase proteolytic subunit ClpP, which gives rise to MMIPLVLEESGGGERVFDIYSRLLRERIIFLGEQVTSETANRIVAQLLFLEAEDPEKDIYMYINSPGGSVYDGLGIFDTMQHVKPDIHTVCVGLAASMGAFLLAAGTKGKRSSLRHSRIMIHQPLGGARGQASDIRIQADEILFLKERLNTELSERTGKDYETIKEDTDRDFYMSPVEAVEYGLIDLVLDKKPVKV
- the ftsH gene encoding ATP-dependent zinc metalloprotease FtsH, coding for MNQKFKTLILWALPILLVIALSYQFLSSSNIDSLKSNGTTVAPKNSAVARVSYGRFLDYIKSGRVTSVDIFEGGRNAVIETIDSDLDNKVQRLRVDLPGLTPELINNLKNEGISFDVHPVKTAPPALGILGNLLFPAILIGGLILLARRSNGMPGGPGQAMQFGKSKARFAMEAKTGVVFDDVAGVNEAKQDLQEVVTFLKKPEKFTSVGARIPKGVLLVGPPGTGKTLLAKAIAGEAGVPFFSLSGSEFVEMFVGVGASRVRDLFKKAKENSPCLIFIDEIDAVGRQRGAGIGGGNDEREQTLNQLLTEMDGFEGNSGIIIIAATNRPDVLDSALMRPGRFDRQVTVDAPDIKGRLSILEVHARNKKLQDDLTLESIARRTPGFTGADLANLLNEAAILTARRRKDSIGISEIDDSVDRIVAGMEGSPLTDGRSKRLIAYHEVGHALIGSLVKAHDPVQKVTVIPRGQAKGLTWFTPDDEQTLVSRAQLKARIMGALGGRAAEDVVFGKGEITTGAGGDFQQVASMARQMVTRFGMSNLGPIALEGGNQEVFVGRDLMTRSEVSDSISKQIDESVRVMVKDCYKETYSIVSKNREAMDKIVDLLIEKETLDGEEFTSILSEFTNIPDKERTPQLLG